Proteins encoded in a region of the Stieleria neptunia genome:
- a CDS encoding carboxypeptidase M32 — MPLNESQFQSVCSTARRAAIFHSAADALEWDERTGMPIAAGEYRAEQVSTLRSSAHQLRTDAHYGDALQELLQHSGDLDPHSDQAATIRSLHRDFVRDQKLPLDLVTRLSVATVRGQQTWDDARKRDSFAAFEPALTEIIALKREAGSRMAEGTSRSVYEALLDEYEPDAKVDELNPVFSDLKQQLSELIVAVTDSPQQPNVEPLQRSFPIPSQRAFSRDVAEWVGFDFARGRLDETSHPFCTTLGPNDCRILTRYEEHWLPSGLFGTLHEAGHGMYEQGLRNDWFGLPPGSYVSLGIHESQSRLWENQVGRSRPFWDWLYPKAQQTFSGQLGGTELEDVYFAINQVRPSLIRVEADEATYNLHILIRFELEQALINEELSISDLPEAWNQQYQQCLGITPPSDADGVLQDVHWSAGLFGYFPTYTLGNLAAAQLFDAAAESLGDLDGMMSRGEFAPLLEWLRDNVHRHGRNHSGSELITAATGKPLSSDHLMRYLENKLRPLYGI, encoded by the coding sequence ATGCCCCTGAACGAATCCCAATTCCAATCCGTCTGCTCCACCGCTCGCCGCGCCGCGATCTTCCATTCCGCCGCCGATGCGTTGGAGTGGGATGAGCGGACGGGCATGCCGATTGCGGCCGGTGAGTACCGCGCCGAGCAAGTCAGCACGCTCCGCTCCTCGGCGCACCAACTGCGTACCGATGCCCACTATGGCGACGCGTTGCAGGAATTGCTCCAGCACAGTGGCGACCTGGATCCACATTCCGACCAGGCCGCCACGATCCGATCGCTGCACCGCGATTTTGTCCGCGACCAAAAACTCCCCCTCGACTTGGTCACCCGCTTGAGCGTCGCGACGGTGCGGGGACAACAGACATGGGATGACGCCCGCAAACGAGATTCTTTCGCCGCCTTTGAGCCCGCGCTGACCGAAATCATCGCACTCAAACGGGAAGCCGGTTCCCGAATGGCCGAAGGAACCTCGCGCAGCGTCTATGAAGCGTTGCTGGACGAATATGAACCGGATGCAAAGGTCGATGAACTGAACCCCGTCTTCAGCGACCTGAAACAGCAGTTGAGCGAATTGATCGTCGCGGTGACCGACTCGCCGCAACAGCCGAACGTCGAGCCGCTTCAACGCAGTTTTCCGATCCCGTCACAGCGGGCCTTCAGCCGTGACGTGGCCGAGTGGGTCGGGTTTGATTTTGCTCGCGGCCGCTTGGATGAAACCAGCCACCCGTTCTGCACGACGTTGGGGCCCAATGATTGCCGCATTCTGACACGTTACGAAGAACACTGGCTTCCCAGCGGGCTGTTCGGCACGTTGCACGAAGCCGGTCACGGCATGTACGAACAGGGATTGCGAAACGATTGGTTCGGTTTGCCACCGGGCAGCTATGTGTCGCTGGGCATCCACGAGTCCCAATCGCGTTTGTGGGAGAACCAGGTCGGGCGAAGCCGGCCGTTTTGGGATTGGCTGTACCCCAAAGCGCAGCAAACGTTTTCGGGGCAACTGGGCGGAACCGAGTTGGAGGATGTTTATTTCGCGATCAACCAGGTGCGACCGAGTCTGATTCGTGTGGAGGCCGATGAGGCGACGTACAACCTGCACATTTTGATTCGATTCGAACTGGAACAGGCATTGATCAACGAAGAGCTCTCGATCAGCGACCTGCCGGAAGCTTGGAATCAACAGTACCAGCAGTGCCTGGGCATCACGCCGCCGTCGGACGCCGATGGCGTGTTGCAGGATGTCCATTGGAGTGCGGGATTGTTCGGGTACTTTCCGACGTACACGCTCGGCAACTTGGCCGCGGCGCAATTGTTCGACGCCGCCGCTGAATCGTTGGGCGATCTGGACGGGATGATGTCACGCGGAGAGTTCGCGCCATTGCTGGAATGGTTGCGAGACAACGTGCACCGGCACGGGCGAAATCACAGCGGCAGCGAGTTGATCACCGCCGCGACGGGCAAGCCACTCTCATCGGATCACCTGATGCGTTACCTGGAAAACAAGCTGCGACCGTTGTACGGGATCTGA
- the rlmN gene encoding 23S rRNA (adenine(2503)-C(2))-methyltransferase RlmN codes for MVCVNLPVIQTESSPNEPPPRDGRAHLLDLSFADFQRWLIEHGQPKFRAKQVFGWIYEKRAREFDAMSDLPKTLREQLAAEFVIYRSDEAAVQTSRDGTDKLLVRLADGGEVECVLLRDGHRRSICVSSQVGCAMGCVFCASGLDGVDRNLTQGEIVEQMLRLQARLEPEERLSHIVMMGMGEPLANLDRVLGALETAKSPDGLGISPRRITISTVGLPPAIDRLANNGVPYNLAVSLHAPNEALRSELVPVNEKIGIDAVLAAADRYFAASGRRLTFEYVLLGGVNDAAEHARELAQLLRHRTVLLNVIPYNPVEGLPYQTPSQRAIAEFRQILESAGVNVMFRQRKGDEIDAACGQLRRNRKPH; via the coding sequence TTGGTCTGCGTGAATCTTCCCGTCATCCAAACCGAATCCAGCCCGAACGAGCCCCCGCCGCGGGACGGCCGCGCGCACCTGCTGGATCTGTCGTTTGCCGATTTCCAGCGATGGCTGATCGAACACGGCCAACCCAAGTTCCGTGCCAAGCAGGTGTTTGGTTGGATCTATGAAAAACGGGCGCGCGAGTTTGACGCGATGAGCGACCTGCCCAAAACGCTCCGCGAGCAGTTGGCGGCGGAGTTTGTGATTTATCGATCCGACGAAGCGGCGGTACAAACCAGCCGTGACGGCACCGACAAATTGCTCGTGCGATTGGCCGATGGTGGAGAAGTGGAATGCGTGCTGTTGCGCGACGGTCATCGACGCAGCATCTGTGTCAGCAGCCAGGTCGGTTGCGCGATGGGGTGTGTGTTTTGCGCCAGCGGGCTCGACGGGGTCGATCGCAATTTGACCCAAGGCGAGATCGTCGAACAAATGCTTCGACTGCAGGCCCGTTTGGAACCGGAGGAACGGTTGAGTCACATCGTGATGATGGGCATGGGGGAACCGCTGGCGAATTTGGATCGCGTGCTCGGCGCGTTGGAGACGGCAAAGTCGCCCGACGGATTGGGGATCAGCCCGCGACGGATCACGATCAGCACCGTCGGCTTGCCACCGGCGATCGATCGGTTGGCCAACAACGGCGTGCCCTACAACCTGGCCGTCAGTCTGCACGCACCGAACGAGGCACTGCGCAGCGAGCTCGTCCCGGTGAACGAAAAGATCGGAATCGATGCCGTCCTGGCTGCCGCCGATCGCTACTTTGCCGCCAGCGGACGCCGGCTGACGTTCGAGTACGTTTTGTTGGGCGGCGTCAACGACGCTGCGGAACACGCGCGAGAATTGGCGCAATTGCTGCGGCATCGCACGGTGTTGCTGAACGTCATTCCCTACAACCCCGTCGAAGGGTTGCCGTACCAGACGCCCAGTCAACGAGCGATCGCGGAGTTCCGCCAGATCCTGGAATCGGCGGGCGTCAACGTCATGTTTCGGCAACGCAAAGGCGACGAAATCGACGCCGCCTGCGGACAGCTGCGACGCAATCGGAAGCCGCACTGA
- a CDS encoding arylsulfatase — MPLPKLLCKSFLVFSAFVAFASCTAIAAEDRPNIIYIMVDDLGYGDLGSYGQKEVQTPHLDRMAAEGMRFTDHYAGHTVCRPSRLVLWTGQHVGHTGLTGNRAFSLTGKEQTVAKLLQQAGYATGGVGKWALGNVNEPAEIDNDGHPNRNGFDYWYGYMNQSNAHNYYPPFLWENDRQDRLPGNVLMDAPGARGRVSKQKETYSHDKLTDAALDFIQRNHRSPFLLHIHWTIPHANNEGGRVLKDGMEVPDYGIYADRQWPNPEKGFAAMITRMDADVGRLFELLKDLSIDDNTLVIFTSDNGPHREGNHDHEFFDSNGPLKGYKRSMHDGGIRVPMIARWPGKVAAGTQSDLPSAFWDFLPTACDVAGIEPPGDIDGISYLPTLIGKPDSQPKHAYLYWASQEGETSIGIRRGPWKLVRYRKNRNGNPDWRLYDLRRDIGESDDIAAAHPEQVQEMLSLVERDRLPLETPAKR, encoded by the coding sequence ATGCCCCTGCCCAAACTCCTCTGCAAATCGTTCCTCGTTTTTTCTGCGTTCGTCGCGTTCGCGTCATGCACCGCCATCGCCGCCGAAGATCGCCCCAACATCATCTACATCATGGTCGATGACTTGGGGTATGGCGATCTGGGAAGCTATGGCCAGAAAGAAGTCCAAACACCCCACTTGGACCGCATGGCGGCCGAAGGCATGCGTTTCACGGATCATTACGCCGGACACACGGTTTGCCGTCCGTCGCGTTTGGTGCTTTGGACGGGCCAACATGTCGGCCACACGGGGCTGACCGGTAATCGTGCGTTCTCATTGACCGGCAAAGAACAAACCGTCGCCAAGTTGCTGCAACAGGCCGGATACGCGACCGGTGGCGTCGGCAAATGGGCGCTCGGAAACGTCAACGAACCGGCGGAGATCGACAACGATGGCCACCCCAATCGAAACGGATTCGATTATTGGTACGGCTACATGAATCAAAGCAACGCCCACAACTACTATCCGCCGTTTCTATGGGAAAACGATCGCCAAGACCGCTTGCCCGGAAACGTCTTGATGGATGCTCCCGGTGCCCGCGGACGGGTCTCGAAACAGAAAGAAACGTACTCCCACGACAAGCTGACCGATGCGGCGCTGGATTTTATTCAACGCAACCATCGCAGCCCGTTTCTGTTGCACATCCACTGGACCATCCCGCATGCGAACAACGAAGGCGGACGCGTGTTGAAGGACGGCATGGAAGTCCCCGACTATGGCATCTACGCGGACCGCCAATGGCCGAACCCGGAAAAAGGGTTTGCGGCGATGATCACCCGCATGGACGCCGATGTCGGTCGCCTGTTCGAGTTGTTGAAGGATCTGTCGATCGATGACAACACGCTCGTGATTTTCACGTCTGACAATGGCCCCCACCGGGAAGGCAACCATGATCACGAGTTCTTTGATTCCAACGGCCCATTGAAGGGTTACAAACGTTCGATGCACGACGGAGGCATCCGCGTCCCGATGATCGCCCGCTGGCCCGGCAAAGTGGCCGCCGGAACACAATCCGATTTGCCGTCAGCGTTCTGGGATTTTCTCCCGACCGCGTGCGACGTTGCGGGTATCGAGCCGCCCGGTGACATCGATGGCATCTCCTATTTACCGACCTTGATCGGCAAGCCCGATTCCCAACCGAAACACGCGTACCTGTATTGGGCCAGCCAAGAGGGCGAGACGTCGATCGGTATCCGCCGCGGCCCCTGGAAATTGGTGCGTTACCGAAAAAACCGAAACGGCAACCCCGACTGGCGACTGTATGATCTGCGCCGCGACATCGGGGAGAGCGACGACATCGCCGCGGCGCATCCCGAACAGGTCCAGGAGATGCTGTCGCTGGTCGAACGCGACCGGCTGCCGCTGGAGACGCCAGCGAAACGCTGA
- a CDS encoding M20/M25/M40 family metallo-hydrolase codes for MKEIVVNEAEALARYLDLTSIEGGSGNERDVADRIAKTLIQAGLDESAIRYDGAETRTRMRGNCGNLIVHLPGSGRGPRTLLSAHMDTVPICLGSNPFVEGDRVHSHGGTGLGADDRSGCAAILTAAIERLRRGRSDLDPAVIAFFIQEEIGLEGARHLDASLVGPVDRAFNFDGGAIEKVTVGAIGGERMEIGLTGIPAHAGAAPEQGASAIVMAAKAIADLESDGWLGRIEKEGRSGTANVGVIQGGDATNVVTPHVTLRAEARSHDPEFRSTIVAQIRAAFEAAADSVSNVAGLCGKCDFKSRVDYEAFCLADNDPSVEALEQALKAIGREPYRQVAGGGLDANWLKEHGIHAVTVGCGQENIHTADERLNIPDYLAACRVATLLICPADDS; via the coding sequence ATGAAAGAAATCGTAGTCAACGAAGCTGAAGCACTGGCCCGGTACCTCGATTTGACCTCAATCGAGGGCGGTAGCGGCAATGAACGCGACGTTGCCGACCGCATCGCCAAGACCTTGATTCAGGCCGGACTGGACGAATCAGCGATCCGCTACGACGGCGCCGAAACCCGGACCCGGATGAGAGGCAATTGCGGCAACCTGATCGTTCACCTGCCGGGCAGCGGCAGGGGCCCCCGGACGCTGCTTTCGGCACACATGGACACGGTCCCGATCTGTCTCGGCAGCAACCCCTTCGTCGAGGGGGACCGCGTTCACAGCCACGGCGGAACCGGGCTGGGGGCTGACGACCGGAGCGGCTGCGCGGCCATCCTGACCGCGGCGATCGAACGGCTGCGAAGGGGACGGTCCGATCTCGATCCCGCCGTGATCGCCTTTTTCATTCAAGAAGAAATCGGGCTGGAAGGGGCACGTCATCTGGACGCGTCGTTGGTCGGTCCCGTCGATCGGGCCTTCAATTTCGACGGCGGCGCGATCGAAAAGGTCACCGTCGGTGCGATCGGCGGCGAGCGGATGGAAATCGGTTTGACAGGCATCCCCGCGCACGCCGGAGCCGCCCCGGAACAGGGCGCCAGCGCGATCGTGATGGCCGCCAAAGCGATCGCCGACCTGGAATCCGACGGATGGCTCGGCCGGATCGAAAAAGAAGGACGCAGCGGGACGGCGAACGTCGGCGTCATCCAGGGGGGCGACGCCACCAACGTGGTCACACCCCACGTGACCTTGCGCGCCGAAGCACGCAGCCACGACCCCGAGTTCCGGTCAACCATCGTCGCCCAGATCCGCGCGGCGTTTGAAGCCGCCGCCGACTCGGTCAGCAATGTCGCAGGTCTCTGCGGCAAATGCGATTTCAAGTCGCGCGTCGATTACGAAGCCTTCTGTCTGGCCGACAACGACCCGTCCGTCGAAGCGCTCGAACAGGCACTGAAGGCCATCGGTCGCGAGCCCTACCGCCAAGTCGCCGGTGGAGGATTGGATGCGAACTGGTTGAAAGAGCACGGCATCCACGCCGTCACCGTCGGTTGCGGCCAAGAGAACATCCACACGGCCGACGAGCGATTGAACATCCCCGATTACCTGGCCGCGTGCCGCGTCGCGACCCTGTTGATCTGTCCGGCCGACGATTCATGA
- a CDS encoding tagaturonate epimerase family protein, with product MTKKCTTLGLEPSFGFGDRTGLATPGHVAAMKRCGAGITAIFPQQSIREMTRTQRTPEGVMADAMQAAEAAGWDGPIGADADHLKIDQDVDITAAAGFTFFTIDPSDDVDQKADDYDEATLREKFSSARDTAPWFDSYLGKSIQLSTGSTIQLDEEACMRAAVKYGPAIARALKLGDYIRHVNETAGQDYEIELSVDETDQPTTLPEHYIIADQCLKGGMKLVSLAPRFIGDFEKGVDFKGDLTALEASLADHAAVAELLGPYKLSLHSGSDKVSMYAALARTTAGKFHVKTAGTSYLEALRVVARHDPAAFRGIIDFSRDRYETDKATYHVSATLADAPTTDQADDQTLESEYLEMWADVPAGKGFTKPGRQILHCTFGSVLTDAKWGAVVRDCLVAHPDTYCEVLDDHFGRHLDALRSGM from the coding sequence ATGACCAAGAAATGCACGACCCTCGGGCTTGAACCCAGCTTCGGATTCGGAGATCGCACCGGCCTCGCAACCCCCGGGCATGTCGCCGCGATGAAGCGTTGCGGCGCTGGAATCACGGCGATCTTCCCCCAGCAATCGATTCGCGAGATGACGCGAACCCAGCGAACGCCCGAAGGCGTGATGGCCGACGCGATGCAGGCGGCCGAAGCAGCCGGATGGGACGGGCCGATCGGAGCCGACGCCGACCACCTGAAAATTGATCAGGACGTCGACATCACCGCTGCGGCCGGGTTCACATTCTTCACGATCGATCCCTCCGACGATGTCGACCAAAAAGCCGATGACTATGACGAAGCAACGCTGCGAGAAAAGTTTTCGTCGGCCCGCGACACCGCGCCCTGGTTCGATTCGTATCTGGGCAAGTCGATCCAGCTGTCGACCGGATCGACGATCCAGCTGGACGAAGAGGCTTGCATGCGTGCGGCGGTCAAGTACGGCCCCGCGATCGCACGCGCCCTGAAACTCGGTGACTACATCCGACACGTCAACGAAACGGCCGGTCAAGATTACGAAATTGAACTCTCCGTCGACGAAACCGATCAGCCGACCACACTGCCGGAGCACTACATCATCGCCGACCAGTGCCTCAAGGGCGGCATGAAGCTGGTCAGTCTGGCACCGCGTTTTATCGGCGACTTCGAAAAAGGCGTCGATTTCAAAGGCGATTTGACGGCTCTGGAGGCTTCGCTGGCCGATCACGCGGCGGTGGCTGAACTGCTCGGACCTTACAAACTGAGCCTCCACTCCGGCAGCGACAAGGTTTCGATGTACGCCGCCTTGGCTCGCACCACGGCCGGCAAATTTCACGTCAAGACCGCCGGCACCAGCTACCTGGAAGCGCTCCGCGTGGTCGCACGCCATGATCCGGCTGCCTTCCGCGGCATCATCGATTTCTCACGCGATCGATACGAAACCGACAAGGCCACCTATCACGTCTCGGCAACACTCGCCGACGCCCCGACGACCGATCAAGCCGACGACCAAACGCTGGAAAGCGAGTACCTGGAAATGTGGGCGGACGTCCCCGCAGGAAAAGGGTTCACCAAACCCGGACGCCAGATCCTGCACTGCACCTTCGGATCCGTGTTGACCGACGCCAAGTGGGGTGCCGTCGTCCGCGATTGTCTGGTCGCACACCCGGACACGTACTGCGAAGTGCTCGACGATCACTTCGGACGACATCTCGACGCCCTGCGCAGCGGGATGTAG
- a CDS encoding (2Fe-2S)-binding protein: protein MNDDQPICLCFGVAKRKVIQFIRTEHPKTASQLSECFGAGTGCGWCRPYLEQLWKSETPESEALPDADQYALDRQNYRDEK, encoded by the coding sequence ATGAACGACGACCAACCGATTTGCCTGTGCTTCGGCGTTGCCAAGCGGAAAGTCATCCAGTTCATTCGCACCGAGCATCCCAAAACCGCGTCGCAACTTTCGGAGTGTTTCGGCGCCGGCACCGGTTGCGGTTGGTGCCGGCCGTACTTGGAACAGCTTTGGAAATCCGAGACGCCCGAATCCGAAGCCTTGCCCGACGCGGATCAATACGCGTTGGACCGCCAGAACTACCGCGACGAAAAGTAG